The sequence below is a genomic window from Candidatus Acidiferrales bacterium.
AAGCAGGTCTACGAAATCGGGCCGACGGAATTGCAGGATCACGGCAAACGGCTCGAGAGCCCGAATCCAGAAAGCAGGCAAAACGCACTACTGAGCGACAATTGGGATATGCGCGACATCGGACCGGCGGAGCGCATTCAGTTTCAACTCACAAAGGAAAACATTTATCTCGATGTAGAGCTTCCCCACCCACTAATTCTGCGAACAGCTCACTGAGACAGCGAAACATCCGAAACAGGCCCGGGCGAATCCGCAGCGGATTGCGCAGGACCTTTCATCTCCGCCAGCAGAATCCCAATGAATACAAGCGCGGCACCCAAAAGCACTCTGCGGGAAATGACTTCGTGGGCGATACATACGGAAGTAAGCGCAGCGAAAACAGGCTCGAGGCTGATGAGAATCGCGGTGTGAGTCGGCGTCGTATATTGCTGCGCCCAGACCTGAAGCGAAAAGCAAAGCGCCGTGGCACCTACGGCAGTGATCAAGACTGCGAAGACTAAATTCGGCGTCCAATGGAGGCGCGGCGGCTCCCAGCGCGTGGCGTCGAGAACGGGAAGGCAGAGAGAAGTGAATAAGGCCGTCATGCCAACCTGCAGGAGACTTAGCGCGCCGACAGAATGGCGCGAGCTATAGCGGCCGATAACAATAATGTGAAGCGCGAACATCACAGCGCAGCCAAGAGCCAAAAAATCCCCGACGTTCAGGGCTTCGAAACCGGAGCGCGGGACGGTCAGATAATACAAGCCGACAAGTGCGGCCAGAGCGCCCGCCCAGACCCAACGATGGACGCGACGCTTCCAGAAAATCGCGAGCAAGACAGGGACCATCACTACGCCTGCGCCCGTGATGAACGCGGCCTTGGAGGGAGTGGTGAATTTGAGCCCGAGCGTCTGGAACGTGTACCCGCCAAACATGAAGCAGCCAATGAGCGCGCCGGCGAAAAACGTTGCGCGATCCATTTTGCGCAACGCGCGCCAGTAGACGAGAGCCATGACCGCGGCGGCGAGGGAAAAACGCAACGCGTTGAAAACGAAAACAGAGGCCGCCGCTAGTGCGTCCTTAACCACGACGAACGTCGCACCCCAGATGAGGGCACAAAGCGCCAAGGCAAGATCGGCTTGAATGCGGCGCGACTTCACAGCGGGCATTGTATGGGGATAAGGCTGAGCTTTCCAGTCATCCGGACAACCCGCGCGACTGGCTGGAGCAGAACAAGCCAGTGCACTATTCGTGGCGTTCGTAAACGACGCGCCCGCCGGTAATGGTCATATCAACGGGCGTGCGAAGCAGTTCCGGGGGCGCGACGGTCAAAATGTCAACGGGATAGACAACAATGTCGGCAAACATGCCGGGCTTGATCTGGCCTTTGCGGTTTTCTTCAAATTCGCCATAGGCCGAGCCGACGGTGTAATCGTAAATGCAGACGTCGCGAGGAAGCTTTTCCTGAGGCTCCCATCCTCCCGGAGGACCTCCTTTCGGCAGTTCGCGGGTCACGCATGCATAAATCCCTCGAAGCGGATTGATGCCTTCGACCGGAAAATCGGTGCCGAAGGCGAGATGCACACCATGCCGACTCATCGTATTCCAAGCGTATGCGCCCTTGGACCGCTCCGGGCCAATTCGCGCACCGGCCCAGCGCTCGTCATCGAGCAGATGGACGGGCTGCATCGAGGCGATCACATTCAGATCGGCAAAGCGACGAAAATCACCAGGGGCCACGATTTGTGCGTGCTCGACGCGATCGCGGCGGTCGCGCGGGCCATTCGCCGCGCGCACGGCAGCAAATGCATCGAGCGCAACACGGTTGGCCTTATCACCGATGGCGTGGAAATTCAGCTGGAAACCGGCACGGTCGCGTTCAATCGACATCTCGTTCAGCTGCAGCGGGTCCATGCGTAAAATGCCGGAGGTGGATGGGTCATCAGAATAGGGCGAAAGCATAGCGGCCGTGCGAGAGCCGAGGGAACCATCCATAAAGGCCTTGAGAGAACCTGTTTTCAGCCACGGATCCGTCATTCCGCCCTCGCGACGCTCCTCCTCGAGCTTGGAGAGCGGCTCCGTGAAGGTGAGCCATTCCGTGATGCGCAACGGCAACTTCCCTTCCTGCTTGAGGTCACGGTAAATCAGAAAATCCTGCCAGGTCGAATAGTCCTGAATTGACGTCACGCCTTGCGAGACAGCCTCCGCAAGGGCAAGTTCAATCGCACGACGGCGACGCTCTGGGCTGGCGGGAGGAACGTGGCGATAGACGAGACTCATTGCGGCATCTTCTTCCAACATTCCGTCCGGCTCGCCGGTCTGGTGGTCAAGTGCGATATGGCCGCCGCGGGGATCCTTTGTGTTTTTAGTGATTCCGGCAATCTTCAGTGCAAAAGAATTTGCGACAGCAACGTGACCATCAACGCGGCCGAAGATCATTGGGTGATC
It includes:
- a CDS encoding DMT family transporter, producing the protein MPAVKSRRIQADLALALCALIWGATFVVVKDALAAASVFVFNALRFSLAAAVMALVYWRALRKMDRATFFAGALIGCFMFGGYTFQTLGLKFTTPSKAAFITGAGVVMVPVLLAIFWKRRVHRWVWAGALAALVGLYYLTVPRSGFEALNVGDFLALGCAVMFALHIIVIGRYSSRHSVGALSLLQVGMTALFTSLCLPVLDATRWEPPRLHWTPNLVFAVLITAVGATALCFSLQVWAQQYTTPTHTAILISLEPVFAALTSVCIAHEVISRRVLLGAALVFIGILLAEMKGPAQSAADSPGPVSDVSLSQ
- a CDS encoding amidohydrolase, encoding MNAAPRAEALADLALINGNIYTVESAHPHAQAIAIRGEKIIAVGSDEEIRPFIGAQTRVVDLHGRFAMPGFNDAHTHLASGGMAKLTVNFEGAKSLAEFQQRIRDSLKNYKPGEWITGSGWDHTLWPEKKFPTRWDLDAVSKDHPMIFGRVDGHVAVANSFALKIAGITKNTKDPRGGHIALDHQTGEPDGMLEEDAAMSLVYRHVPPASPERRRRAIELALAEAVSQGVTSIQDYSTWQDFLIYRDLKQEGKLPLRITEWLTFTEPLSKLEEERREGGMTDPWLKTGSLKAFMDGSLGSRTAAMLSPYSDDPSTSGILRMDPLQLNEMSIERDRAGFQLNFHAIGDKANRVALDAFAAVRAANGPRDRRDRVEHAQIVAPGDFRRFADLNVIASMQPVHLLDDERWAGARIGPERSKGAYAWNTMSRHGVHLAFGTDFPVEGINPLRGIYACVTRELPKGGPPGGWEPQEKLPRDVCIYDYTVGSAYGEFEENRKGQIKPGMFADIVVYPVDILTVAPPELLRTPVDMTITGGRVVYERHE